From the Pomacea canaliculata isolate SZHN2017 linkage group LG14, ASM307304v1, whole genome shotgun sequence genome, one window contains:
- the LOC112555209 gene encoding zinc finger protein 99-like, with protein MLLTHSEERAHQCSICNKTFKYPSGLKWHMVSHSETNLTCGLCKSSFNSLLDLQMHMVNHSSLKQHRCDVCKAEFNSFEHLNQHMLIHSDTGPRECSMSKATFKCPESLRSHQLTHSDERHHQCILCKTLFKCSSELNRHMLTHRETKAYQCSLCESSFMFSLTLKKHMLTHREIQKRAPKCTICKSSFMCSEDLKKHMLTHSKVTPHQCSICNKAFKQPGELKRHMVFHSETNLTCRLCKSSFNSLLDLQMHMVSHSSLKQHRCDVCKAAFKSLGHLNQHVLIHRDTGPHECSMSKATVKCPESLRSHQLTRSDERRHQCILCKTLFKCSGELNRHMLTHREKRAHQCSLCESSFMCSLTLKRHMLTHREIPKKAYPCTMCERSFAYSRNLKSHMLTHSNVKAHLSR; from the coding sequence ATGTTGTTAACCCACAGTGAGGAAAGagctcaccagtgcagtatttGTAATAAGACTTTTAAGTATCCAAGTGGTTTAAAATGGCACATGGTGTCCCACAGTGAAACAAATCTTACATGCGGTTTATGTAAAAGTTCATTTAATTCGCTACTTGATTTACAAATGCACATGGTGAACCACAGTAGTTTAAAACAACACCGATGCGATGTTTGTAAGGCTGAATTCAATTCCTTTGAGCATTTAAACCAGCACATGTTGATTCACAGTGATACGGGACCTCGCGAGTGCAGTATGTCTAAAGCCACATTTAAGTGCCCAGAATCTTTAAGATCGCACCAgttgacccacagtgatgagagacaTCACCAGTGCATCTTatgtaaaacattatttaagtGTTCAAGTGAGTTAAATAGGCACATGTTAACCCACCGTGAGACGAAAGCTTACCAGTGCAGCTTATGTGAAAGTTCATTTATGTTTTCacttactttaaaaaagcacatgttAACCCACCGTGAGATTCAGAAGAGAGCTCCCAAGTGCACGATATGTAAAAGTTCATTTATGTGTtcagaagatttaaaaaagcacatgttgacccacagtaaagttacacctcaccagtgcagtatttGTAATAAGGCTTTTAAGCAACCAGGTGAATTAAAACGGCACATGGTGTTCCACAGTGAAACAAATCTTACATGCCGTTTATGTAAAAGTTCATTTAATTCGCTACTTGATTTACAAATGCACATGGTGAGCCACAGTAGTTTAAAACAACACCGATGCGATGTTTGTAAGGCTGCATTCAAATCCTTAGGGCATTTAAACCAGCACGTGTTGATTCACAGAGATACAGGACCTCACGAGTGCAGTATGTCTAAAGCCACAGTTAAGTGCCCAGAATCTTTAAGATCGCACCAGTTGACCCGCAGTGATGAGAGACGTCACCAGTGCATCTTatgtaaaacattatttaagtGTTCAGGTGAGTTAAATAGGCACATGTTAACCCACCGTGAGAAGAGAGCTCACCAGTGCAGCTTATGTGAAAGTTCATTTATGTGTTCACTTactttaaaaaggcacatgTTAACCCACCGTGAGATTCCAAAGAAAGCTTACCCGTGCACGATGTGTGAAAGATCATTTGCATattcaagaaatttaaaaagccACATGTTGACCCATAGTAATGTTAAAGCTCATTTAAGTCGctaa
- the LOC112555213 gene encoding uncharacterized protein LOC112555213 — MNELRTCEQLQSDSTFTIKEEKSNVIVEDEKTMSAINNQVQVSCTHNIKIEPTSVGDFQEDPNNGVMLKTENTVCSDTEVTYCSPISCLQLKNVSDTTYIKPEIATHIHQTNWKHEDGVKLELNSEDAIYCIKSEQLPGEELQHIKPELAAHIEHSDCGHESAVKVEYHCQDVTSLIKTEQDPVQCAKTEEQLVFKPEEQDHRYILKTETGWPGQHAMWKNDIDENCQEMNATRCITPEVIDIFTESQHHQTHPTVTEVTVLHSDAKPYQCQVCLSSFSFQDLKQHMVTHTNLKSHDVIQDLTSALCVKLYLRTKNLYNLTC, encoded by the coding sequence ATGAACGAACTGAGGACTTGTGAGCAGTTACAGTCGGACAGTACTTTCacaattaaagaagaaaaatcgaATGTAATCGTCGAAGATGAGAAAACTATGTCTGCCATAAATAATCAAGTCCAGGTCTCATGTACACATAACATAAAGATTGAACCAACGTCTGTAGGTGATTTCCAAGAAGACCCAAATAATGGCGTAATGCTTAAGACAGAAAACACAGTGTGTTCTGATACAGAGGTGACATATTGCTCACCAATTAGCTGTTTGCAGCTTAAAAACGTTTCTGATACAACTTACATAAAACCTGAGATTGCTACGCATATTCATCAAACAAACTGGAAACATGAGGATGGTGTAAAACTGGAGCTTAACTCTGAGGATGcaatttattgtattaaaagtGAGCAACTTCCTGGTGAAGAACTTCAGCACATAAAACCTGAGCTTGCTGCACACATTGAGCATTCAGACTGTGGTCATGAGAGTGCTGTGAAAGTGGAGTACCATTGTCAAGATGTCACCTCTTTAATTAAGACTGAGCAGGATCCTGTGCAATGTGCTAAGACAGAAGAGCAGCTTGTATTTAAGCCAGAAGAACAAGATCATCGTTACATACTGAAGACTGAGACAGGGTGGCCTGGTCAGCATGCAATGTGGAAGAATGACATTGATGAgaattgtcaagaaatgaaTGCTACCAGATGCATAACTCCTGAGGTGATCGATATATTTACAGAAAGTCAACATCATCAGACTCATCCaactgttactgaagtcacAGTACTCCACAGTGATGCTAAACCATATCAGTGCCAAGTGTGTTTATCCTCTTTTAGTTTTCAGGACCTAAAGCAGCATATGGTGACCCACACTAATTTAAAATCCCACGATGTGATACAAGACCTAACGAGTGCATTATGTGTAAAGCTATATTTAAGGACCAAGAATCTTTACAATctcacatgttga